One region of Mangifera indica cultivar Alphonso chromosome 3, CATAS_Mindica_2.1, whole genome shotgun sequence genomic DNA includes:
- the LOC123211880 gene encoding probable inactive poly [ADP-ribose] polymerase SRO5 — protein MNYSVLASNSLTKNTLDSRLTQQTYTRNSGLDTTYDEDDDSIISDCESANSRPAFDPSPSLGEGLISLHEGDKVYDIIKRRLILGLGALGRQTELVAIQRNSFPGFTGQARIQSFQIFAKALATKCGGDANVKYAWYSSTKDEICKITQHGFGCYGKPNNNGLYGSGIYLFPDDSPMECLKNSDVDKDGVRYMLLCRVMLGKVEAVHPGSDQSHPSSTEFDSGVDNLKVPKRYIVWTSNMNTHILPEYIISLKAPSSLKGFGRAGESLRMPTSPWMPFPILISALSKFLPAPTIALISKQHRDHRENKISRRELIQRVRQIAGDQLLIAVIKSYRAKRL, from the exons atgaattatagCGTTTTAGCCTCTAACAGTCTAACGAAAAACACATTAGATAGCCGGTTAACCCAACAAACATATACAAGGAATTCGGGTTTAGATACTACATATGATGAAGACGATGATTCGATCATTTCTGATTGTGAAAGTGCCAATTCTCGTCCCGCTTTTGATCCAAGTCCATCGCTTGGTGAGGGGTTGATTAGCTTGCATGAAGGAGACAAAgtttatgatattataaaacGAAGATTGATTTTGGGTTTGGGTGCGCTCGGGAGACAAACTGAGTTAGTGGCCATTCAAAGAAACTCGTTTCCTGGGTTTACAGGACAAGCTAGGATCCAGTCGTTTCAGATTTTCGCCAAAGCATTGGCTACAAAATGTGGCGGTGATGCAAATGTGAAATACGCTTGGTACTCAAGTACAAAGGATGAGATTTGCAAGATTACACAGCATGGTTTTGGCTGCTATGGGAAGCCTAATAACAATGGATTGTACGGTAGCGGCATCTATCTCTTTCCTGATGATTCACCTATGGAATG TCTGAAGAACTCTGATGTTGATAAAGATGGAGTACGATATATGTTGTTGTGCCGGGTTATGTTGGGCAAGGTAGAGGCTGTGCATCCTGGTTCTGATCAGTCTCATCCGAGTTCAACGGAGTTTGATTCTGGCGTGGACAACTTAAAGGTGCCAAAGAGGTATATTGTCTGGACCAGCAACATGAACACTCATATCTTGCCAGAGTATATCATAAGTTTAAAAGCTCCCTCTTCCTTGAAGG GTTTTGGGAGAGCTGGGGAATCATTGAGAATGCCGACTTCACCTTGGATGCCATTTCCAATTCTCATTTCTGCACTGTCAAAGTTTTTACCTGCACCCACTATTGCTCTGATCAGCAAACAACATAGAGATCATAGA GAAAATAAGATATCGCGGCGTGAACTCATACAACGAGTGAGACAAATTGCTGGAGATCAGTTGTTGATTGCGGTCATCAAATCTTATCGGGCTAAG AGACTCTGA